The Chryseobacterium sp. G0186 genome includes the window TCAGCAGTATTGGTTCTTATAGGTTGGGTAAATCCAAAAGAGGAAATTACCACCAGAAATTTTTGGGAGTTAATCTTAGTATCATACTGGTTTACCCAGTCTTTATCTGAAGGATCACAGGTAATTTTAAACTGAATAATATTAATGGGTGCCGGTGAATTAGGTACAAAAGAATCATTGTATGCCGTAATCTTATTTTCCGGAGCCGGAGATTTAATAATAAATGTATAGTTCTCATCAGCACCAAGCTTTTCCATCGGCTTCTTGAAAACCATTCCGGAAGTCTTCATCGTACCGTTAACCGTAAGTTCCTTTTCAGGTCTTGTTGTATTGATACCAACTTGAGCACTTGCCGATACTGCTGAACCTATTAAAAGGATCATCGAAATAATTTTTGTCATTGTGTAGGCTATGTGTTTACTTAAAAAAAACTTTATTATCCATAGCTTAGCTATAGCATCTTCAGTTTTTAAAACAAAAACACAAAAATGCTTTATACATCTGCAAGCGATGCATTTATTTAGAATAATAAAAAGTTTTTTGGATTAATTGCTAAAGAAGTTACAATAAGCATGCCATGAAAGGCCAATTAGACATTAGAAAAGCCCTTGAATACAGGAAAAACACGCCTTATCCCAAACACGTGATTATTATATGCAAGCTAAGCACTGTCCAGAAGCATGATACGCATGCCCAATAATTTTATTTTTGATAAAATATTTTTTAAAAATTTATGAAAAATAAAATAACAAGGATAAATAACAAGCTATTTTTTCGATATTCGCATATTTCAAGAAAAAAAACATCTCTAATATCGGATGATTATTAAAGGTTTTCTACAGGTAATGAAGAATGGTAGTGGATGAGATTCGGAGCTTCCTGTAAACAAAAAAAGACCGCTTTTAAAAAGCGGTCTTTTGTATCTTTATAAGTAATTATTATACTTTTTCTACCTGCATATAGCTTAACTCCATTGGAGTTTTTCTACCGAAGATCAATACAGAAACTTCAATTTTCTTTTTGTCTTCAAGGATTTTCTCAACTGTACCATTGAAACCGTTGAAAGGACCATCGATCACTTTTACGTTTTCACCTACTACATATGGAATCTCAACATCGCTTGCAAATTCTGAAAGTTCATCCATTCTTCCAAGCATTCTGTTCACTTCAGATTTTCTCATTGGAACAGGATCTCCACCTTTTGTTAAACTTAAGAAAGAAATAACTCCAGGGATGTTTTTGATAGCGTGAGGAATCTCTCCCATCAGATCAGCTTCAATCATTAAGTATCCAGGATAGTAAGGCTTTTCCTTAGGAACTTTTTTACCGTTTCTAATTTGGATAACCTTTTCCATAGGAATAACCACTTGAGTAACGTACTGCTCAAACCCTAGACGTTTGATTTCTGTCTCAATATAGTTTTTCACTTTATTTTCCTGTCCGCTGATAGCTTTCAGCACATACCATTTCAATTCGCTCATTATGGGAAAATACTTTTAATTAATTGAACAAGTTGATTAGCATTCCAATGATGTTGCTGATTGCTTTTGAAAACAATTCATCAACTCCAAAAGTAAATAGTGCCAGAATAACTGTCGCAATAGTCACTACAATTGTAGAAGACTGAAGGTCAGCCCATTTTGGCCATTCAACTTTATGTCTAAATTCGTTATAAGAACCTTTTAAAAAATCGACAAATGAACTCATAATTTATATTTGCACGGGCACAAGGATTCGAACCCTGATCAACGGTTTTGGAGACCGGTATCCTACCATTGGACGATGCCCGTAGATAAAAAGCTTCCGAGAGTTTCCTTTCGGAAGCTTTATTTATTTTAAGATGATTAGTCTAAGATTTCAGTAACCTGACCTGAACCAACTGTTCTACCTCCTTCTCTGATCGCAAATCTAAGACCTACGTTAAGAGCGATTGGTTGTAACAATTCTACAGTGATCTCTAAGTTATCACCAGGCATTACCATTTCTACACCTTCTGGTAAGAAGATCTCACCTGTAACGTCAGTAGTTCTTACGTAGAACTGAGGACGGTACTTGTTGTGGAATGGAGTGTGACGTCCACCTTCTTCCTTAGAAAGGATATAAACAGAAGCTTTGAATTTTTTGTGTGGCTTAACAGAATCTTTCTTAGCGATTACCATACCTCTCTTGATGTCAGTTTTTTCAATACCTCTCAACAATAGACCTACGTTATCTCCAGCTTCACCTCTGTCAAGGATTTTTCTGAACATCTCAACTCCTGTAATAGTAGAAGTTAATTTTTCTTCACCCATACCGATGATATCAACAGGATCACCTGTATTGATAATACCAGCTTCAATTCTACCAGTTGCAACAGTACCTCTACCTGTAATAGAGAATACGTCTTCGATTGGCATCAAGAATGGCTTATCAGTATCTCTTGGTGGTTGCTCGATCCAGTTATCAACAGCGTTCATTAATTCTTCAACGCTCTTGAACCACTTGTCTTCAGTATCAGGAGTAGCTGCTGTAGCTGCTGTAAGAGCACCTAGTGCAGAACCTTGAATTACTGGAGAGTTGTCTCCGTCAAATTCGTAAGTAGATAGTAAGTCTCTAAGCTCCATTTCAACAAGCTCTAATAACTCAGCATCATCTACCATGTCAACTTTGTTCATGAAAACAACGATTCTAGGTACATTTACCTGACGGCAAAGTAGGATATGTTCTCTAGTCTGAGGCATAGGACCGTCAGTTGCAGCACATACTACGATAGCTCCATCCATTTGAGCAGCACCAGTTACCATGTTCTTTACGTAATCCGCGTGACCTGGACAGTCAACGTGAGCATAGTGTCTTTTTTCAGTTTCGTATTCGATGTGAGCAGTATTGATAGTAATACCTCTTTCTTTTTCTTCTGGAGCAGAGTCAATTGCAGAGAAGTCTTTTTTCTCAGCAAGACCTTTGCTAGCTAATACAGCAGAAATTGCAGCTGTAAGAGTAGTTTTACCATGGTCAACGTGACCAATAGTACCAATGTTCAAGTGTGGTTTGTTACGATTAAACGTTTCCTTTGCCATGATTTAAATTATTTATTTATTGTTTTTCAAATTTTCGGTGTGCAAATATAATGATTTTTTAAATACCAAAATCTTTTTATTGGAAAAAAATTCAATATTTGCATCCAATGAAACACAAACATTATATTTCAACGTATTGAGACTGCAAATTTACACATTTTTCTGCATTAAAAAAATCCTTAGAAACGTTTTATTAAAAATATAAACTATCTTACTAATTATGAATGTAATAAGTAGGTGAAAAAATAAGATGTCAACATTTCAGTAAATCCATTCTCCTTTTTTTCTCGTAAATATAGAATAACAACTAAAATTAGTATTATGAGAAAACTATTACACATGTACTTGGCAGTTTTTGCCGTTGTAATCTTGTTTTCGTGTGACAATTCAGACGAAAATAATAGGTCAGAAAACATTCCTCAAGGTCCGGATCTTATGGTTTATGGAATAACAGCAATGAACGAGCTTGTTTATTTCAATTCCAATAATCCAAAAAACTTTACCTCAAAAACCACTGTAACAGGTATTTTATCAGGAGAAAAATTATTAAGTATAGATTTCAGACCTGCAACAGGAGAATTGTATGCATTGTCCAATGCCAGTAAATTATATATCATCAATACATCCAATGCTTCAGCAAGAGCTGTAAGCTCAACAGCTTTTACACCCTCGATCTCGGGGACAATAGCTTCTATTGATTTCAATCCTACCGTTGACAGAATTCGCTTGGTGAGTAATACGGGGCAAAACCTACGTTTACATCCTGAAACGGGTGCCATTGCCGCTACTGATTCTAATATTAACGGAGCAGGAAGTCCATCAATAACAGGAGTAGCTTATACAAACAGTAAGGCGGGAGCTACCTCAACTATACTCTATGATATTGATCCGACGTTAGGAAAATTATATAAACAAGATCCTCCCAACAACGGAACCTTAGTGGAAGTAGGCAGCTTGGGAACTACTTTTACAGGACAAACTGCTTTTGATATTAAATATGATAATAGTATCGCTTTATTGACTTTCAATGATAAATTGCATGTTCTGGATCTGAATAATGGAAAGGCAACTCCTATAGGATCACTTCAACAGGGTGTTATAGATCTTGCTATTCCTACAGAACCGGTAGCTTATGCTATTGACAATTCAAATAATCTTCAAATTTTCAACCCTAATAGTCCGATGCCTGTTTCCAAGACTGTTGGAGGATTACAAAGCGGCGAGAGTATTTTAGGGATAGATTTTCGCCCTGTAAACGGACAATTGTATGCATTAGGAAGTTCAAGCAGAATTTATACCATCAATTTGGGAACAGGTGCTGCTACTGCTGTCAATTCTTCGCCTTTTTCAACTTTACTTTCCGGAACTGATTTTGGTTTTGATTTCAATCCTACCGTAGATAGAATAAGGATAGTGAGTAATACAGGGCAGAATCTTCGACTCAATCCTAATGACGGAACCATTGCAGCCGTAGATCTCACATTAAATCCGGGAAGTCCTATGATAAGTGCAGCAGCTTATATTAATAATTTTGCAGGAGCCACCTCTACAACTCTATTTGTAATTGATCATAACACAGATAAATTATATCAGCAAAACCCGCCTAATAACGGCACATTAGTAGAAACAGGTTCTTTAGGAATTAATATTGCCAATACCAATGGTTTTGATATTGGAAGCATGAGCCAAAAAGCCTATTTAATGGCCTCAGTAGGTTCATCTACAAAAATTTATACTATTAATATTACAACAGGAGCTGCCACTCCAGCTTCCGATTATCCTAATGCTGTAAAAGCTTTTACAATGGGATTAGGATTTTAATCTTCAACTCATCCTATTTTATTTCAATAATGGAGAAGCGCGGAAAACAAAGTTTTCCGCGCTTCTGACTAATATAAATGAAAGATAATTTAGATCTGACGTAGTTTTTTGGTTCTATTGAAGATCCAGAAAATAATTGGAAAAATAAGTAAGGTAAGTACCGTTGCTGTAATAAGTCCACCAATAATGACAATCGCTAAGGGTTTTTGAGATTCTGAACCGATTCCTGTAGACAATGCTGCCGGCATTAATCCAATGGACGCCATAAGAGCAGTCATAATAACGGGTCTAGTTCTTGACTTCACCCCATTTAATATGGCCGTGTCTATATCCATTCCGTCTTTAACATTCTGGTGAAACTCTGTAATCAGTATCACCCCATTCTGTATACAAATTCCCAATAGGGCTATCATTCCTACCCCGGCAGAGATACCAAAATTAATTCCCGTAACATGCAGGGCAATGATTCCCCCTATCAATGCAAAAGGAACATTGGCCAAAACAAGAAGAGAGTCTTTCATATTTCCAAACAGAATAAACAACAGGAAGAAAATCATCAGGATACTCACAGGAACTACCTGTGCTAATCTGTGAGAAGCACGCTGCTGGTTTTCAAACTGACCTGTCCAGCCCACGGAATATCCGTCAGGAAGCTCAATGGTTGCTACTTTTTTCTGTGCATCAGCAATGGTACTTCCCAAGTCACGGTCACGAATTGAGAATTTTACCCCAATATATCTTTTAATATTATCTCTGTAAATAAATGCAGCTCCGTTATCTTTAACGATAGTACTGATCTCTTTTAATGGAATTTTTGCTCCATCCTGCGTAGGAACCATTAAAGCTGCAATATCATTTTCATTGGTTCTGTATTCCTGGGAATATCGAAGACGGATCGGGAATTTTC containing:
- the nusG gene encoding transcription termination/antitermination protein NusG, with translation MSELKWYVLKAISGQENKVKNYIETEIKRLGFEQYVTQVVIPMEKVIQIRNGKKVPKEKPYYPGYLMIEADLMGEIPHAIKNIPGVISFLSLTKGGDPVPMRKSEVNRMLGRMDELSEFASDVEIPYVVGENVKVIDGPFNGFNGTVEKILEDKKKIEVSVLIFGRKTPMELSYMQVEKV
- the secE gene encoding preprotein translocase subunit SecE: MSSFVDFLKGSYNEFRHKVEWPKWADLQSSTIVVTIATVILALFTFGVDELFSKAISNIIGMLINLFN
- the tuf gene encoding elongation factor Tu; protein product: MAKETFNRNKPHLNIGTIGHVDHGKTTLTAAISAVLASKGLAEKKDFSAIDSAPEEKERGITINTAHIEYETEKRHYAHVDCPGHADYVKNMVTGAAQMDGAIVVCAATDGPMPQTREHILLCRQVNVPRIVVFMNKVDMVDDAELLELVEMELRDLLSTYEFDGDNSPVIQGSALGALTAATAATPDTEDKWFKSVEELMNAVDNWIEQPPRDTDKPFLMPIEDVFSITGRGTVATGRIEAGIINTGDPVDIIGMGEEKLTSTITGVEMFRKILDRGEAGDNVGLLLRGIEKTDIKRGMVIAKKDSVKPHKKFKASVYILSKEEGGRHTPFHNKYRPQFYVRTTDVTGEIFLPEGVEMVMPGDNLEITVELLQPIALNVGLRFAIREGGRTVGSGQVTEILD
- a CDS encoding DUF4394 domain-containing protein — encoded protein: MRKLLHMYLAVFAVVILFSCDNSDENNRSENIPQGPDLMVYGITAMNELVYFNSNNPKNFTSKTTVTGILSGEKLLSIDFRPATGELYALSNASKLYIINTSNASARAVSSTAFTPSISGTIASIDFNPTVDRIRLVSNTGQNLRLHPETGAIAATDSNINGAGSPSITGVAYTNSKAGATSTILYDIDPTLGKLYKQDPPNNGTLVEVGSLGTTFTGQTAFDIKYDNSIALLTFNDKLHVLDLNNGKATPIGSLQQGVIDLAIPTEPVAYAIDNSNNLQIFNPNSPMPVSKTVGGLQSGESILGIDFRPVNGQLYALGSSSRIYTINLGTGAATAVNSSPFSTLLSGTDFGFDFNPTVDRIRIVSNTGQNLRLNPNDGTIAAVDLTLNPGSPMISAAAYINNFAGATSTTLFVIDHNTDKLYQQNPPNNGTLVETGSLGINIANTNGFDIGSMSQKAYLMASVGSSTKIYTINITTGAATPASDYPNAVKAFTMGLGF